A genomic segment from Clarias gariepinus isolate MV-2021 ecotype Netherlands chromosome 11, CGAR_prim_01v2, whole genome shotgun sequence encodes:
- the LOC128533308 gene encoding myelin-associated glycoprotein-like: MKMLLLLDIIIYGILFSRTWKMKSLLLLKILLHGILFSSTWAWSVHMPSSISGLHKSCLVIPCTFSYSYYPPYNPYRIVWYQYVDRGYPLVLDSWNPYSVIERYRGRTSLYKGTYRDCSLLIKDLRYSHDGDRIYAWIDPENVGWRTYKFYDVTTLIHVQSSAPKPIVDISGGYKVDEKITVRCITHHTCPKHAPSLSLSGIQKTSDSLTDYPIGNGNWKITLTRDGVVESEMHRVDCSVTHSGGLSASTTKIHNAECSINQAQITPDSNTEFLEGVEQDIVCSVTYMCSSARPQITWNDGILNGINTYIRKQGIKYEARSTLKFKAKADDHRKTITCQTNFKGMVQRVKITLRVKSEYEFLGLRTF; this comes from the exons ATGAAAATGTTGCTGCTACTGGATATAATAATTTATG GCATCCTATTTAGCAGAACATGGAAAATGAAAAGTTTGCTACTACTTAAAATACTACTTCATG GCATCCTGTTTAGCAGCACCTGGGCCTGGTCAGTACACATGCCATCAAGCATTTCTGGTCTACACAAATCCTGCCTTGTTATACCATGTACATTCTCCTATTCATACTATCCACCCTATAACCCTTATCGGATAGTGTGGTATCAGTATGTTGACCGTGGATATCCTCTAGTGCTTGACAGTTGGAACCCTTATTCAGTGATTGAAAGGTACAGAGGAAGAACCAGCTTATATAAAGGAACATATAGGGACTGCAGTCTACTGATTAAAGACCTTAGATATTCCCATGATGGAGACAGAATATATGCTTGGATCGACCCGGAAAATGTTGGATGGAGAACTTACAAATTCTATGATGTCACTACACTAATTCATGTTCAAT CGTCTGCACCAAAGCCCATAGTTGACATCTCTGGAGGTTATAAAGTTGATGAAAAAATTACAGTTCGATGTATAACACATCACACCTGTCCTAAACATGCCCCCTCTCTAAGTCTGAGTGGGATACAAAAAACATCTGACAGTTTGACAGACTACCCTATTGGTAATGGCAATTGGAAAATCACGCTAACGCGCGATGGGGTTGTCGAGTCAGAAATGCACCGAGTTGATTGTTCTGTTACACACAGTGGTGGGCTCTCAGCATCCACTACCAAAATACATAATGCAGAGT GTTCCATTAATCAAGCCCAGATTACTCCTGACTCAAACACAGAGTTTCTAGAGGGTGTGGAACAAGACATTGTTTGCTCTGTTACATACATGTGCTCCAGTGCCCGGCCTCAAATTACTTGGAACGATGGAATCTTAAATGGAATTAACACTTACATTCGCAAGCAGGGAATAAAATATGAAGCTAGATCTACATTAAAGTTTAAAGCAAAGGCTGATGATCATAGGAAGACCATTACCTGCCAAACAAACTTTAAAGGGATGGTTCAAAGAGTGAAAATTACTTTAAGAGTCAAGAGTGAGTATGAGTTTCTGGGGTTAAGGACTTTTTAG